A single region of the bacterium genome encodes:
- the era gene encoding GTPase Era, producing MKEKNVFHCGYVSIVGKPNVGKSTLLNLFLGEKLSAVTPKPQTTRHKILGILNDKNYQIIFLDTPGLILEPKYKLHELMNKTLHLALQDADLVILMIEPQEQPELKFLDYKKDTILVINKIDLVSKDSLLPLIDSVQKVYDFKEIMPISAIKKDGTGELLECIMKYLPKNPPYYPTDILTDQPEKFFVSEIIREKIFEEYGQEIPYSTTVVIEEFKEREGKKDYIRAVIYVERISQKIILIGKKGEKLKRVGERARKEIEVFLNRGVFLELWIKPKKKWKDNLGMLKELGY from the coding sequence ATGAAAGAAAAAAATGTATTCCATTGTGGTTATGTATCTATTGTTGGAAAACCTAATGTTGGAAAATCAACCTTGCTTAACCTATTTTTAGGCGAAAAGTTGTCTGCGGTTACCCCAAAACCTCAAACCACAAGACATAAAATACTGGGTATTCTCAATGATAAAAACTACCAGATTATATTTTTGGATACCCCTGGGTTGATATTAGAACCTAAGTATAAACTTCACGAATTAATGAACAAAACCCTACATTTAGCCTTACAAGATGCTGATTTAGTTATACTTATGATAGAACCCCAGGAGCAACCTGAACTTAAATTCCTTGATTATAAAAAAGACACAATTCTGGTCATCAATAAAATTGATTTAGTTTCAAAAGACTCCCTTTTGCCACTAATTGACTCTGTGCAAAAAGTTTATGATTTTAAAGAGATAATGCCTATTTCTGCGATTAAAAAAGACGGAACCGGAGAGTTACTTGAGTGTATTATGAAATATCTACCTAAAAACCCACCTTATTACCCAACAGACATTTTAACCGACCAACCTGAGAAATTTTTTGTGAGTGAGATAATTCGGGAAAAGATATTTGAGGAATATGGACAGGAAATTCCTTATTCGACAACGGTTGTTATTGAGGAGTTTAAAGAAAGAGAAGGAAAAAAAGATTACATCCGGGCTGTAATTTATGTAGAAAGAATATCACAGAAGATAATTTTAATTGGCAAAAAGGGTGAGAAGTTAAAAAGGGTAGGTGAGCGAGCTCGAAAAGAAATAGAGGTATTTCTTAACCGGGGGGTATTTCTTGAACTCTGGATTAAACCAAAAAAGAAATGGAAGGATAATCTGGGGATGCTAAAGGAACTTGGATATTGA